A stretch of Chionomys nivalis chromosome 2, mChiNiv1.1, whole genome shotgun sequence DNA encodes these proteins:
- the Snorc gene encoding protein SNORC has product MASCLTLHMALLLISGVLAPAVLTAEGPQVPNPTLWNEPVELASGEGPLESTSHSQELAASGPPFPTSAPGPEDNSPPAGVDQDGGSLGPGAIAAIVIAALLATCVVLALVVVALRKFSAS; this is encoded by the exons ATGGCATCTTGTCTGACCCTGCACATGGCGCTGCTGCTCATCTCTGGGGTCCTAGCCCCTGCGGTACTCACAG CAGAGGGTCCCCAGGTGCCCAATCCCACCCTGTGGAACGAGCCCGTTGAATTGGCGTCAGGTGAAGGTCCTTTGGAGAGCACCAGCCACAGCCAGGAACTCGCAGCCTCAGGCCCGCCATTCCCCACCTCTGCCCCAGGACCAGAGGACAACAGCCCTCCTGCGGGGGTGGATCAGGACGGAG GATCGCTTGGGCCTGGCGCCATTGCAGCCATCGTGATCGCCGCCCTTTTGGCCACCTGCGTAGTGCTGGCGCTCGTGGTCGTTGCGCTGAGAAAGTTTTCTGCTTCTTGA